One stretch of Mangifera indica cultivar Alphonso unplaced genomic scaffold, CATAS_Mindica_2.1 Un_0051, whole genome shotgun sequence DNA includes these proteins:
- the LOC123206849 gene encoding vicilin-like seed storage protein At2g28490 — MRNLLTLLLLVLVFSYGLTLTIGYRDEDEDWKLEREWEREERGGDEDEDERLGRGEESFLLQDAKQVVKTEAGDVRVVRSIGGRIVDRPMHIGFISMEPKSLFIPQYIDSSLILFVRRGEARIGWVHKDELVEKTLKVGDLYRIRAGSAFYLMNTEEGQKLHIICSIDPSESLGLRAFQSFFIGGGSNPTSILAGFGHETLSNAFNVTADEVEDILNRQQEGPIVYISDSHAPSMWSKFLQLKEQERLHHLKRLAESQQEPQQEDPKTWSWRKLLNSVFRAEDRKETRATNGHKGAYNIYNRRPHFKNNYGWSIALDESDYKPLKHSGIGVYLVNLTAGSMMAPHVNPTATEYGVVLRGMGRIQIVYPNGSSALDAKVKEGDVFWVPRYFAFCQIALTGPFEFFGFTTSARKNRPQFLVGASSLLRTLPNPELAASFGVSEDRIKQFTNAQREAVILPTAAAAAPEKTDKYENKMAGKFEKVPHVIRSFGNDLILGFD; from the exons ATGAGAAATCTGCTCACTCTTTTGCTGCTGGTGCTGGTTTTCAGTTATGGACTGACCCTGACAATAGGATatagagacgaagatgaagacTGGAAACTAGAAAGGGAATGGGAGAGAGAGGAGAGGGGtggtgatgaagatgaagatgaaagatTAGGTCGTGGAGAGGAAAGTTTCTTGTTGCAAGACGCCAAGCAAGTGGTGAAGACTGAGGCAGGAGATGTGCGTGTGGTAAGAAGTATTGGAGGAAGGATTGTGGACAGGCCGATGCACATTGGGTTCATTTCTATGGAGCCTAAGAGTCTCTTCATTCCTCAGTATATTGACTCCAGTTTGATCCTTTTCGTTCGCAGAG GAGAAGCCAGAATTGGATGGGTCCACAAAGACGAGCTGGTGGAAAAGACCTTGAAGGTTGGTGACCTGTACCGGATTCGGGCCGGTTCAGCATTCTATTTGATGAACACAGAGGAAGGACAGAAGCTTCATATCATTTGCAGCATTGACCCATCTGAGAGCTTAGGATTGAGAGCTTTCCAG TCTTTCTTCATTGGTGGAGGATCAAATCCCACATCAATTCTAGCTGGATTCGGCCATGAAACACTTTCAAATGCTTTTAAT GTCACCGCCGACGAAGTGGAGGATATATTAAACCGGCAACAAGAGGGTCCAATCGTGTACATATCCGATTCTCATGCACCAAGCATGTGGTCAAAATTCTTGCAACTGAAAGAGCAAGAGAGACTACATCACCTAAAGAGATTGGCAGAGTCACAGCAAGAGCCACAACAAGAAGACCCAAAAACATGGTCGTGGAGGAAACTCTTGAACTCGGTATTCAGAGCCGAAGATAGGAAGGAAACCAGAGCAACTAATGGACATAAAGGCGCATACAACATCTATAACAGACGCCCCCATTTCAAGAACAACTATGGATGGAGTATTGCTCTGGATGAATCTGATTATAAACCCCTTAAACATTCTGGCATCGGCGTTTATCTTGTTAATCTCACAGCG GGATCGATGATGGCACCACATGTGAATCCAACTGCTACTGAATATGGGGTTGTACTTAGAGGAATGGGAAGAATTCAAATAGTGTATCCAAACGGAAGCTCAGCTTTGGACGCAAAAGTGAAAGAAGGCGATGTGTTTTGGGTGCCTAGGTACTTTGCATTCTGTCAGATAGCATTAACAGGGCCGTTTGAGTTCTTTGGATTCACAACCTCAGCCCGGAAGAACAGGCCACAATTCCTCGTAGGTGCAAGCTCACTTCTTCGGACGCTGCCCAACCCTGAGCTTGCGGCATCTTTCGGCGTGAGCGAGGATCGGATTAAACAGTTCACCAATGCACAACGTGAAGCTGTTATATTGCCTACGGCAGCTGCAGCAGCACCGGAGAAGACGGATaagtatgaaaataaaatgGCGGGCAAGTTTGAGAAGGTGCCACATGTGATCAGGAGCTTCGGTAATGACTTGATCCTGGGGTTTGATTAA